Proteins from one Sabethes cyaneus chromosome 2, idSabCyanKW18_F2, whole genome shotgun sequence genomic window:
- the LOC128736033 gene encoding uncharacterized protein LOC128736033 has product MVPTISSTAEYDGFRCNRGPHHSRKKTGGGTLIAVRRNLKAHAINDAAWSILEQLWLSVQLTNRKLFVCVIYLPPNRTYDKQLIDIHVQSLLTIIARAKPCDEIIIIGDFNLPNLLWRPSRNGFLYPDADHSIFHGCALDLLDGYNTANLQQINNNGNENGRCLDLCFVSTSATAPQLEYAPVPLVKLVPHHPALILTIANRDSVKYSEPTVRTRYNFRRADYEGLLSALHDVDWADSLNASDIDPAVNVFTSIINGLIDRFVPKTQRRPRKNLPWQSAELRRLKTIKNAAFRRFSASHALPLRDHYRRINYDYKRLRRRCYLNYRRQMERRLSQTLNGFGMLSTNSESQLIFNEVLSTGQVLEAASNVTRFGHSSASINIDDNMILAASAKLKHSYSSGPDGIPATLLKKFPVTWKQAFLFPVHKKRRSVEDR; this is encoded by the exons ATGGTTCCTACGATATCATCTAC AGCTGAGTACGACGGTTTCCGTTGTAATCGCGGCCCTCATCATAGTCGAAAAAAGACCGGCGGAGGTACGCTTATTGCCGTTCGTCGTAATTTGAAAGCTCACGCTATCAACGATGCTGCATGGAGCATTCTCGAACAACTCTGGTTATCTGTGCAGCTGACTAATCGCAAATTATTTGTTTGCGTAATTTATTTGCCCCCGAACCGAACATATGACAAACAGTTGATCGATATACATGTCCAATCTCTATTGACGATCATTGCTAGGGCAAAACCGTGCGACGAGATTATTATCATTGGCGATTTTAATCTACCAAACTTACTCTGGCGTCCCTCCCGTAACGGTTTTTTGTACCCTGATGCGGATCACTCTATCTTCCACGGTTGCGCACTGGATCTTCTCGACGGATACAACACTGCAAATCTGCAGCAAATCAATAACAACGGAAACGAGAATGGGCGCTGCCTCGATCTTTGTTTTGTCAGCACTAGCGCTACCGCTCCCCAGCTGGAATACGCTCCAGTGCCACTCGTCAAGCTGGTTCCTCACCACCCGGCACTCATTCTTACCATTGCAAACCGTGATAGTGTTAAGTATTCGGAGCCAACAGTTCGCACTCGTTATAATTTTCGGCGAGCCGACTATGAGGGTTTATTAAGTGCGTTACACGACGTCGATTGGGCAGATTCTCTAAATGCAAGTGACATCGACCCGGCTGTTAATGTGTTCACGTCAATCATTAATGGCTTGATTGATCGCTTCGTCCCTAAAACGCAAAGGCGTCCACGGAAAAATCTTCCATGGCAGTCAGCGGAACTTCGACGActgaaaacgataaaaaatgctGCTTTCAGGAGGTTTTCTGCAAGTCACGCATTGCCGCTGCGTGACCATTATCGACGGATTAACTACGATTACAAAAGGCTCAGGCGACGCTGCTACTTGAATTATAGACGACAAATGGAGAGAAGGCTGAGTCAGACCCTAAACGGTTTTGGAATGTTGTCAACGAACAGCGAAAGCCAG CTTATTTTCAACGAAGTACTCAGTACAGGGCAAGTATTGGAAGCCGCGAGCAACGTTACTCGCTTTGGCCACTCGTCTGCCTCGATCAACATCGACGATAACATGATTCTGGCCGCTTCCGCTAAGCTAAAACATTCCTACTCTTCAGGACCGGATGGGATCCCGGCTACGCTGCTTAAGAA ATTTCCTGTAACATGGAAGCAGGCGTTTTTGTTTCCGGTTCATAAAAAAAGGCGATCGGTCGAAGATcgataa